One Armatimonadota bacterium genomic region harbors:
- the gcvT gene encoding glycine cleavage system aminomethyltransferase GcvT, which yields MSAPMTSALTTPLYDRHVALGGRMVEFASYLLPVQYKGVIAEAKAVREGAGMFDVSHMARLTLSGDRVLDYLEFVTSNDVSKLADGHGQYSLLPNADGGVVDDIIVYRILDGLFKMVVNAANHGKDVAHLIAQNTYGVEIDDYSSKTAMIAVQGPKAADIVASLSSDPNAVHSAPFFGTMDVVVAGVPCFAARSGYTGEDGYELQCPSEQAGELWDALVEAGVEPCGLGSRDTLRVEAGLPLYGHELNDGLSPIAAGLGWVVSKTKTFLGSGPMNLARTEGTAIKLQGVRLEGKRLPMPGMEVFGPGEDGPRIGVVSSGVYSPLLECGVAFAFLDRHVKQGDACTVDVRGARVPGQVVNKRFFVRD from the coding sequence ATGAGCGCGCCGATGACGTCCGCACTGACCACTCCGCTTTATGACCGTCATGTCGCTTTGGGCGGCCGTATGGTCGAGTTCGCCTCGTACTTGCTGCCGGTCCAGTACAAGGGCGTGATCGCCGAAGCCAAGGCCGTTCGCGAAGGGGCCGGGATGTTCGACGTCAGCCACATGGCCCGACTGACGCTCTCAGGAGACCGTGTCCTCGACTATCTCGAGTTCGTCACGAGCAACGACGTTTCGAAGCTGGCCGACGGTCATGGCCAGTATTCGCTCTTGCCGAACGCCGACGGTGGCGTCGTCGACGACATCATCGTGTACCGGATCCTTGACGGGCTGTTCAAAATGGTCGTCAACGCGGCCAACCATGGCAAGGACGTCGCCCATTTGATCGCGCAGAACACATACGGGGTCGAGATCGACGATTACTCGTCCAAGACGGCGATGATCGCCGTCCAAGGGCCGAAAGCCGCCGACATCGTCGCTTCTCTCAGTTCCGACCCGAACGCGGTGCATTCGGCGCCGTTCTTCGGAACGATGGACGTCGTCGTCGCAGGAGTGCCTTGTTTCGCGGCCCGGTCGGGCTACACGGGTGAGGACGGCTACGAACTCCAATGTCCCTCGGAGCAAGCGGGAGAACTCTGGGACGCGCTGGTCGAGGCCGGTGTCGAACCTTGCGGCCTCGGCTCAAGGGACACCTTGAGGGTCGAAGCCGGTCTGCCGCTTTACGGCCATGAATTGAACGACGGCCTGTCCCCGATCGCGGCCGGGCTGGGCTGGGTCGTCTCAAAGACGAAGACGTTCCTCGGTTCGGGCCCCATGAACCTGGCGAGGACGGAAGGCACGGCGATCAAGCTCCAAGGCGTCCGGCTCGAAGGGAAGCGATTGCCGATGCCGGGAATGGAAGTGTTCGGCCCAGGAGAGGACGGCCCCCGGATCGGGGTCGTTTCGTCCGGCGTGTACTCGCCGCTGTTGGAATGCGGCGTCGCGTTCGCTTTCTTGGACCGGCACGTCAAGCAGGGCGACGCCTGCACCGTGGACGTCCGAGGCGCCCGCGTGCCCGGTCAAGTCGTGAACAAGCGGTTCTTCGTCCGCGACTAA